TACATTTTGGTAGAGTCAAGAGTTATACAGGATTTTTTACTGTGGGGGGTGAGGGGTTGGTGCCCCTAAGCTCTGCATTGTTCTAGAGCAAACTGTAGATCCTAATTTTTCCTCAGTGCTCCTCCATTTTTAAAGTGCCCTTTGCTTCTCTGGGTGAATTTGTAGGTCTCTAATCAAATGTCATGTGATTACAGGATCCAGTCAGTCCCAGGAGCAGCCATCCAGTAGCTCCGAGGAAGCATCTGgaacggaggaggaggaggaggagcagcagcCCAGCTTCATCATGGGTCGATGACAGTGTTTGCTGTAGCAACTCTCTGCGGCCTAACCCATGCTGTGACCAGGACCTCAGGAAACTGTCCACACAACCCGAGGGAAAAGGAATGTGTGTTTCAACTCAGTTTCCCTCCCAACGCTTTGCTGGAGAGAAGCAAGTGGGATCCCCTCCTGATCATTCCCAGCCCCACCTGTCAGCAGGACGCTGAGCCTGTGGGACAGAGAGGACCGTCTGTTGGACACTGTCTCTTGGACACTCACGGCTGCCAGGCAGAGTTCATTCATGTTCCTGCTGATGGGGAAGATGTGTAACCTTCTGCCCCTGATCCCTGTTCTGCTATTTGGACAGTGATGAGTTTAGGCTTCTGTGAAAGAAATGTTTAGTAAAGAGCAGAAACATCTTAGATTTTGTTCAGACCTGTGAAATGTTGTTCAGAAGCTATAGGGAAGGCTGGGAAATGGTGTGGCAGGGATGGTCCAGTAACATGGACCTGTTTTCCACGCTGAAGGAAATGGCCTTGGCTCTGGGGCCAACGGCGCACCGCAGGGTGCTTGACCGCCATTTCCCTCAGCTGCGGGGCAGACTGTACCCTGTGATACGTGCTGCCGCCCGGCTGCCCCCTGTCCACAGGTGTGAATCGGGAAGCCCCCACGTGTGCAAGGGGAGATGGGGGGCTTAACCAGGGGGCCGAGCCATAGGAAGGGTGACTTGGAGTGTGAAGAGAGCTTTGAGGAAAACGAGAAAAATAAGCAGGTTGAGAATCCAGGCTGGGCTGAACCAGAGCAGAGTATGGGGAGTCCTGGCCCAACCagaagcggggggtggggtggggtggtggtaaCCAAAAGCTGTGTCTTCATCCTGCAGAAAAGGGGGGCTAAGTAAAGTGGGAGGTGGCCAGGGGCAGCCTTTCAGGCcagcgggagggacagagatggtgTGAATGAGAGCCTTTGCTCACTTTTTGGATGATTTATCTCCAATTCCAATTTCTAAGTATATTTTGTGCCTTTTATGGCGTTTGATAGAATTAAAGATATAGTGGTTTTGAGTGAAGGGAAACTAAGAAACATTctacttgtttttcatttctgcgGTATGGATTTCCCGGCCccgccctgagctgggcgacatcTGTGATAACTTCTGTCCTTTAAGCAATTCAAGCCACAGGAATTTTTCTTTCCCAGGAAGCTGAAATGGAAAATCAGCCCTAATAAATGGGCACGCCCCGTGGCTCTACGTTTTGGAACCTGTGTTTCTCTCATCAGGAACTGGCTGGTTAGTTCTGTGCTGGTTTTTTGTTCTACTGTCTTTGAGCCGTTGGTCTCCTTATCTCCCCACAAGATGTGTGTCACAACTCTCGCTTTGAATCTGCAGCCTGGATCTTGTGGGTGTTCGCTTGCCCTGGAGGCTGTCGAGGGTGCCAGAGCTTGGAACCCAAAGACCTAAGGATTCCAGTTCTGACACCACCTCTGCCCGGTTCACCTGGCCAAGAGCTTAGTGACACAGCAGAGCAGGTTGTGTTGGACGGGGCGGCATGTGCCAGAGCAGGTAACCGGGTGCCAGACTGAAGGTTTGTGTTCTGCACCTTTACTGCATTTCAGAAGAGGATGTTTAGGTAGGAAATGTCTGTGGCAATTTCTGGCGATTTTTAAGGTGCCGTCATACCTTCGGTTGAATGACTCTTGGTCTTCGGTGTATTGTTTGAGAAAAGAGAACAGTTAGGTGTCATCATTgagaagggagtgggagatacagagagagacccccccccccccgcctcaaaaaAGCCATGATGAGGGGAGAATCAGTAATGTCCTCGTTCATTGGCTTGTGGGTGGAGAAAAATCTGGAATTGATCGACACAGGTGTGCATAACTTGGTCATGTCAGGAAACCTCAGGTACAGGAATTCGGATTTCCTCCCCAcacttttattgagcacttaacgAGACAGCCCTGCGCCAGCCAACGTACTCGTATTAGAATAATCTGTCCTTCGATTAGATGGCCTTATAGGTTTACCAGACAAGATTCATGAACACAGGTCTGGAAACTTGCCCAGGTCACCCAGCCAGTAAGTGTAGAGCTGGCATTTGAATCCCAGCAGTGTGACTCCAGAACCCACCATTCTAACCCCTGCACCACAGCGCTGTGCTGCTCTGGGGAGACGCTGTGTGTGGCCCGGACCTAGTGACAAGGGGCGCCGGTGCACTGCTCTTTTAGTGCCAGAGCTATAGGCTGAAGGccgctttttttttctttaataggaaatttattgtcaaattggtttccatgcaacacccagtgctcatcccaacaggtgccctcctcagtgcccatcacccactttcccctccctcccaccccccatcaaccctcagtttattttcagtttttaagagtcttttatggtttggctctctccctctcttttttttttcccttcccctcccccctggtcttctgttaagtttctcaggatccacataagagtgaaaacatatggtatctgtctttctctgtatgacttacttcactcagcatcacactctccagttccatccacgttgctacaaaaggccatatttcattctttctcattgccacgtagtatcccattgtgtatataaaccgcaatttctttatccattccttagttgatggacacttaggctctttccataatttggctattgttgaaagtgctgctataaacattggggtacaaatgcccctatgcatcagtactcctgtatcccttgggtaaattcctagcagtgctattgctgggtcatagggtaggtctatttttaattttctgaggaacctccacactgttttccagagcggctgcaccagtttgcattcccaccaacagtgcaagagggttcccgtttctccacatcctctccagcatctatagtctcctgatttgttcattttagccactctgagcagcgtgaggtggtatctcagtatggttttgatttgtatttccctgatgaggaaggCTGCTTCTTTAGTAACCTCCTGGTGCGTGCCTGCACATGCGTACATGTGATTATATATGATAGTTTTAAATATGGTTGCCccccccaggggtgcctgggtggctcagccagttaagcatctgacttcggctcagctcatgatctcacagttcatgagtttgagccccgcatcgggctctgctgacagctcggagcctggagcctgcttcagattctgtgtgtctctctctctgcccttcccctactcatgctgtctctcaaaaatgaataaacgttaaaaaaaaaattaaatatagttgccccttacccactcacaGGTTCTGTTTGTGAAGTCTCCTGTTCACTAACGCTTATTTGTAACCCTAAGATCAGCACTCATGGTGCTCTGTGGTCGTTTGCAGGCACAGAGTGGTGAGAAATCGGAGTTGCCTGATGCCCTGTTCCCAGCTGAGTTcaagaaaaaacattgtttttcttgTTCAGCTCAAACGCATCATTTAGTAACAgtttttttggctttttcttgattttgcctttttttttttaataattttttttaacgtttatttttgagacagagcatgaacgggggagggtcagagagagagggagacacagaatctgaaacaggctccaggctctgagctgtcagcacagagcccgacgcggggctcgaactcacggaccgcgagatcgtgacctgagccgaagtcggacacttaaccgactgagccacccaggcgccacgattttgccatttttaaaacgGCCCCAAGCATAGTGCTCAAAGTATTTTGTCTAGTGTCCTAAGAGCAAGAAGGCCAGGATGTGCTTTCCTTACGTAAGCTTTGTCCGGGCATGAGTTACAGTGCTGTTGGCTGCAAGTTCATTGTTAGTGAATCAATATAAACGAAGGcttttttagttttatcttttaaagagtttattcTTAATCTCTTCAgctagtgtggggcttgaactcacgaccccgagatcaagagtcgtgtgctctgctgactgagccagccagccacccccaaCCAGGAATGCTTTtgaacaaacacataaaacaaggttatgtgtTGATCAGTTGACGTGACCAAGTCCCATGTTTCCCCAGATGGCAGCGGCCGGGCAGTCACTAACACTCAGTGCTCACAGTGACTTTGCAGAATGGAACTACCAGGAATAATGAGAACCAGCTGTGCATGTGTCAAGTGTGAGCGAGCCTGGGCTTCCAGAGAGTGGTGTTTGCTAATGCAGGGGATTGGACTTGACTGGTGTGTTCCCTGCATGAACGGTACTTATCTCACTGGGCATCAGGAGCTGAACTCCTCAGTCCCGCTTGGCATGCAAGGCCACAGGTGTCACCTGGGAACCGGCACCCCCCCACCCATCCTTAGGTCTTCCCGAACAGGCTCATCTCCCACCATCTGAAAGGTGCTTTTACAGCACCTCCCCCTTCAGCGAGTAGCTCTCTcagagcagagagagcgggagttCAGGCCAAGCCCTCATGCCCCAGGACTTCACGCACCTGCCCTGGTCGCCCTCCCTGTCGCTGGAGccactgtccccccaccccaccccacccccgccccaacaACCTCCAGCAATTCTGGAGTCTCCCATTTGTGGCAACAGAGCAAAGCTCCAGGTTCTCCTGCACCTACCACACCATTTATCTCCTCCCTTCTCAGCCCAAATCCCAGAGTTCTTCCGCCTCTGCAAGGTTTCACCCCCAAACTGAAAGCCTTCAGTTTCACCACATCCAGCCCGTGGAGGCATCTGCACAGTAGAGAAGCCTGAACTCTCAGCATCTCTGACAGTGCTGCCTCCtgcctttcttcctgcctttccctGGCTGGCTTCTCTGCTCAAACTCGAAATGTTTGGGTGACCCAGTGCGCTGCCTTTTGTCGTCAACACCCAGGCCCGAGGAGATCTTAACCTGACCTGGGCTTCAAATACCATCCTCACTGGTGTGTTCTGGGTTTGTGGCTTCAGGTTCCCTTTGGAGCCTCAGCCCGGGTCCATGCCCCCACTcccctcttgctctgcctcttcctgtgCTGTCGGACCTCAGCTTTCAGCccactctgttctgttccattctcTTCCTAGCATCCATCTCGTTTACTGGTCTGTACCCTGCCCCaccagcacccctcccctccccacctcagagCACCACGAGAGCAAGGACctgcctgttctctcctctgctgtACCTCTAgtgccagcacagtgcctgagacACCacgggtgctcaataaatgaggGGTGACTGAGCAGATCTGTGACGGAAAGCAGGCGGGGAAGTTGCTCATACTGGAAAAATGGCCGCTACGGCAGGAAGAGCCTGAACAGGCGCACGTGGTCGTGTCTGCCGGAGGCCACTGGTGCCATGACCCCGGCCACCGCGGAGCCTACCTCTGACATCTGGACTCCCCGACCGCGCCCCAGAGACCACCTTGTGGCAGCTCAGGCATTTGGGACAGCCACCCCAGCAGATTCTGCCACAGGCCCCCCTTCAGAAACACTGGTTTAACCTATCAAGGACTGTTGCTAGCTTACTCTCCTGTTTTCAACATTAACCCTTCTGGAAAAAGCGCGTTATTCAATTGAGTTAGAGGAGCGATGTTGCTTTTGGGAATGGGAACATCGCTAAATCAGTTTCGAGGCTGAATGGAAGGAGAGTTGTGAGGACAGGTGTGCCTTCTCCTCCCCCGTggaagtttctttatgtttagtCTTTGGCACACTTGATTTAAGTGAGCTACCGTTAccgtattttaatatatttcagtcAAGAGAACACCCCGGTACAAGTCCTGaagcagttttctttttccacagaATATAGCAAATTGTTGAACATGCCCGAAAGCTTAATCTGAAGGTTTCCTGAGTGTACCTGGCTCAGCAGTGGGGATGATGGTGAGCAAGACACAGGCCTTGCCTTTAAGGAGCTCCAGATCTGATAAGACACAGACAAGAAAAAGGTCAGCACAGTTGCACACAGCACAGGGTACAGCGTGGCATGTGACCCAGGCCTCGGGGATGAGGGCAGGTCTGAGCTGAGCTCCCGGGTAGCCCAGTAATGCAGGAGTTCTAAGAAACCAAGCCGAGGAGAAGCAGATGCCCTGTCATGGCCCTCAGTCACTAGGTGAGGGGACTGGAGTTGATCTAAGGCCCCAGGGAAAACTGAAGGGctcagtgggggcaggggagagacggGAATTTTCCACTTTGTAGTGTGCAGATTAGATGGGAAGGGGACAGATGGAAGGCACTTGCAGTAACACAGTGCAGAGGTGACGAGGGCCTGAATTAGTCGGAGACCTGTGGAGACAAATGGGAGACTTCACAGGACTGGATGGGGATGGGAGTAATCATTAATGACAGGTCTGTAATGTCACCAGCTGCGTAGCTGCTGGGTTCCTGACACAGGTAACCCAGGACGTAGAGCGGGCATGTGAGGGAAGATGGGGAATTCAGCTGTGAGCATGGTGAGGTGGGGGCCCTTGGGCCACTCCCTGCCGGGCTGGGGTGACCATTTGGAGTCAACAGGCTGCTTGACACAAGGGGAATGGATGAAACCAGGCAGGGGAAATTGGAGAGACATCCACATCTAGgggacagaagaggaggagactgcacagaggtttaaaaaaaaaaaaaaaaaaaaagcgaggtCACCAGAACAAGGAAAGAGACGTTTCTAGCTGGAACGACAGGTTCCTAAAGACAGAAAAGGGCACGGCTGACATCTGTGCCAGAGTCAGCACCATGCTGGCaggcagctgcagaggggccGAGAAGGAGATGGTAAGAACAGGTCGCTTGAGAAGTGGGGCGTGAAGTGGAACGTGGCGGAAGGAGAGGTTGCGAGGGCTCAGGCTGAGTCAGAAAGGAGACTGGGGGCAAAAAGCGGGCGAGGCGGTCGGCTGAGGACTGGGTGAGAGAGGGTCGGAAAGTGAGAGATGGGAACTGAAGATCTCATAAGGGGCAGTGACGAGGACCCGGCCATATGGCCAAGGGGACAGAACTGTCCGGACTGGTTACATAGTCCAGGGCAGCTGAGAGGCCATCTGGATGAGAAGACTCCGGGAAGGGGACAGCAGGGCCACAGTCTTAGCTGAGTAAGGGTATGCATTGATGGCGAAGATGAACGCGATAGGCCCCCGGGATGTGCCTCCAAGAATTGGTCTTTTTCAAGCTGAGGCCTTGGGCAAGGGAGCAACTCGCCATGGCCAAACAGCTAGGGAAACCACAGCCCAGACGGTCACCCAGACATCCCAACTGGGTGGCTGGTCCCTGTGGGCCTTTCCCTCACTTCTGCGTAACTCACGCTCAACTACCTGTGCACCTGAGGGGCCCTCCAACTATTAGTATTGTAATTTGTACCACCTTTCAGCATGGTGCCAGCACCTTCCTTACTCGTctaggcggggaggggggggggagccatTTTCTGTGTTTGGTTAGGAAATGGACTCTGAAAAGCACAGGTAATTATGACTTAGATTTTCCTTTTGTCCAGACATGCTGGATAAATGTGCTTGAGGGTGGAGGCATCACTGACTAGTACCGAAAGCCTTCTAAAGGATGTGCAGTCAGATCAGACTCCAACGGTGAAGACTTAAGCAAGTGACTCTGTTGTGGAAAGAATGCTCATCTGTGATGCAATTACTCTGGTTTCCCAAGTGTCGTCTTCCTGTTTTCCACATCATTTTACAAAGAGCTATTGCTTTTTGAGGATTTTGCCCTGTGAAATTCAGATGATCCCTTTCCTATAGCCAtctataatgtgtgtgtgttgatgggGGAAGGTCGGTAATCAGACCCTGGGATTTCCCTATGCTGTGGTCTGTTTTTAAGTGTCTTCCTGGATTAAAAGGTGTCGTTCTGGCTCTCAGCAATGGCCTCTAAAATGCGTCTTGAGAGATTAATGGATTTGGCCTGACATCCCTTAACCTCTCCTCTTACAATTGTCAGAAAACTTGGACTGGTTGACACGAGTGGAATTTTTCTTTCGTTTGGATAAATGTGTCACTGTCAGATGCTGTTGTAACAGATGGAAAAATCCTATGTAGGGCACGCAGGAAGGACTGTGAGGAAGGACTGTGAGGGGCCCTCTGGCACAGGGGTTGATATGAACCCATCCTGCCTCTTAATTATTCGTGTGCACTTCCTGAAAAACGTTCCTGTTTTAGATCTCAGTATAACAGCTTGGTGGAGGTCTATCAGGGGCCCAGCAAGTTGCACCCAGCCTAGGACCCCAAGTGTCTCCCTGGGCCTGTGGGTAGGGGGTGCGGCGGATGACCACCTGACCAGCTCCTGCACACTCTACGGAGTGCCAGGGTCCACCCTGGCGAGCGGGTGTGGCTGCCTGAACCCTTACCAAATAGAGCCTCACCTTCCAGCCCTTTACCGCACTCACCTCACACCCACCCGCCCTGTGGCCTGGTAATGGGATACCTGTTCCCTCTCCCCACGGGGCGTGCCCTTCTGgtctctccccagccctccaccTGGCCCACAGCCAGTCCTGGGCATCCTTTGAGGCTCACCCTGGGGATTCTGTGCTCCTTTCCTCTACTCAGACCCACGCACTCGGGCCGAGCAGGGCTCACCCTGTCCTGGACCTGTTGTCCAGATCCAGGGACCCAGAGAAGCGCGACCACATCGTCCTGTGTTCCGTCGTCAGGGCCGGGCGCCCGCGCGGctggggggaaaaggaagggaggatggtGAAAGCGAGGGATGCCCAGGCTTCCGGCCCCCTTCGCGGCAGCGCCAATCCGAGTGCACTGTGGCCCACGGCACGCCCGCCGGGGAAACGGGAGAGATGCGCACCTTTTACCGGTTTCCGCTCCCCGGCTTCCGGCCGGGTGGTCCAGGCTAGAACGGATCCCCGAAGCTGGGGTGTAAGGCAGGAGGGGCAGCGagtcccgcccctcccctcccctcctggccagCCAGATCACGTGGTCCGTAGCGCCCCCAAGGGCCAGCCACGTGACGGCGGCTCGCTGTTGCCTTGGCAGCGGCTGCGGTGGCCTGCGGGGGTGGGGCAgcccgcgggggcggggccggggagggggggacccGGCGGGACGCacggaaggagggagggggccgTACTCAGCGCCCCGGCCGGGCCACGGGGCCACAGGGCAACAGGGCCACGCCGCATGCCACAAGCCTGAGTGGGAGCGGAGCCGGCCGGCAGGCAGGGCAGCTCGGTGAGTGCTGGCCGTGGGGTGCGGTTGGCGGAGTGGGGGGAAGGTACCCCGCCCTGTTGGGGGACCAAAATTGCAATGGGAGACTCgatgcgggggagggggtgggcttTCTCCTGGGCTGGTTTGGGATGGGGTGGCTGCGGATTTGGAGGGTGGCCAGGGGACCCCAACTCTAAGGGATCCTGGGAGGAGTGCGGCGCTGAGAAGACTTGGAAGTCCAGAACAGGGGCCGAGTGCGGGTCCTGCTTCTACTGAGGCTTTGctaggggaagggacagagatgcAGGTAGACGCTCCTGGGAGAACCCTGTGGAGGCTGCGGGGGCTCctgcgcccccgccccgcgcgggTGTGACAGAGTCAGACTCGCCATTGCTCATGCCCCAGATGTTTAAAGGAAGTTAAGACAGGCAAACCCCAAACCTACCGCCTAGAAATGTTTCAGGCAGGCCTGCCAAGGAGAATAAATAGCTCATCTTTAGAGACACCATTATTCTTCAAGAGCTTTTTTTTCTGACTGCtccttatatataaaaaacaaacaaaaaaaagcctcCGTGAAGTTCAGCTAGGAGGGCATCCTTTGAAGCCTCTGTCACCTGACAGAGATGTCAATTTTCATCTTGTCCCACCCCACCGCTACCCCAGCCCAGAGTGTGAGAACTCTGCCtctcctggggcagggggagggggcctggcagAAGGTAGGACACCTGGACTGGGACGGTTAGGTGGGATATGAATCCAGTCCAGGCTACTCCTTCAGCAGGAAGTGGCCTATCTCCAGGACCCACAGGCCTGCCTCAAGACCCAGGCTCCAAGCAGACGGACAGCCTGCCCTTCCTTCCACTCCCTGCCACTCAGAGGACATCTGCAGGGCCAAGACTGCCCAGAGGCACTACCCAGAGGCCAGTGTCAGCCCTCATTGCCCCCAAagccctccctctccaccctccaaCTTGAGCCCAGCCCAGGCCCACTGATGGCCCCTGGGCTTGTCTTTTCACCCTTTGGAGGCAACCAGgtcctcctgctcctcccaggCAGCCAAACATTTCAGCGGACAGTCACCCAGACCACACCGACCCCAGGCTGCTGCCCCCTTCACTAGCTCCTTCAAAGCCCCTGCAGCCTGGCACCACCATAGAGTCCAGCACGGTCACACTGCCTGGgctgccttgggctccacacaCTTACCACATCGTGCTTTCCACCTACATTTCCCTGACTCCCTCTGCGGCCAGCCTTCCTGCCATGTCCCTTGTCTCTCAGAACCCTCCCATGAGGGCAGACTCTCGTCTTTGAGAGAGGGTCCCTCTTTGCAAGTACTGCCTTTACTACCTATGTCCTTGACTCCTGTCCTTGCTCCCTAGCAGGGACCTTCTCCTTGCCCAAAGTTGCTCCTTTGTCCTCACACCCCCTCCACGAAAGCAGCATTTAGCTCATTGGGTGAAAATCCCCCCCCTTATGTTGCTTCCGCACCCAACTCACAGGATCCTCACCATTTTCATCGCTGATGCCTAAATACCAAATGCAATCTGACCTTAAAGCCCAGTAAGAAGTGTCTTTTGGATGGAGAATGGAGAGATGGCTACTCTGTGAGGGCAAAGGTTGTGCCTTTCACCCATCCACCTGCCATATGCTGTCTTCCTCATACCTGTTGGCTGGCTTCTGTtatgtatggataaagaaaagaggaaaagttaaTCTCCAAATGATGCCATTCTAAATTATTTGGTGCTGACCAACGGATTAGTTAGTGAGCAATGTTTCTCTTAATTCTCCCCGAAGGAAGGGACGGTCCAGTGATTGAAGAGCTGGAAAGCAATGCTTCTGGCTGCAGACAGGGGCATGGGGCAGTGACCAGGGCTCCCAAGCCAACTTTCCTAGAAACGACCTAGTAATTGGTATCCCCTGGGAGAAACAGGAGAACACAGAACTGTTCCCCAGGGTCCTATTGGCCAGGAAAAGCTGTACCTCTGCAGCCGAGTAGAGAACAAAGAGGAAGGCACCCCAAAAGAGAGAGCTCTTCTCCACCTCTAGGACCCTCCCATAGAACCCTTTCAGAGATTGGTGTGGATAGATCAAGTTTGGGGCATTTCCACAGCCACTGACCCTGGTAAACACCCCTTATACCAcctacccaccccagctctgctccctggGACCTAGAAACACTGATCTGTTTGTAATAGCCTTAAGTTGGCTTTTTGTGGGGCCTATGCGGGCCTGAACATACAAGTTCACATCTGATGCCAAGTGAGCTGTGAGGTGCCGATGCCCTTGAAGTCTGCCCTGCAGATTAATTAGAACCGATCCTGGCGTGCTGCTGCGCAGGCCGGTCCTTTGGGCCACATGAGACCGCCAATCCCCTATTTGGATTAGTGGAGATTTGGGTTTAAATTCACAAGTCTTGACAGATCGGCCCTTCTGATCTTCATTCCGTGTTACTGTCAAACCTGGTATCTACCTGGGATGACCGCAGAGGTCTCTGGTCTCCGTTTCTCTGTAACATGTGCTCATGTCAGTTGGTGGATTCAGCTTTTCCTTTTGCTCAGGGTTTCCACTGCAGCCTGGATGTGGCTTTTCCTTCAGTTATATAAACCAAGTATTTTGGGGGGTGAACTGCgctgattaaaatttaaattggatTTGAGAAATTAGCTGCTGtttggaattattattatttttttcttgtggtgggaCCCTAGACACTGAAAAGCAGTTTTGAGTCTTTGGGTCTGTTATTTTGTTTAAGAGCCTTGTAAGGGTGGGGATGTCCCCCACAAGGTCAGAAAGTTCAGATGTCGTG
This window of the Neofelis nebulosa isolate mNeoNeb1 chromosome 18, mNeoNeb1.pri, whole genome shotgun sequence genome carries:
- the LOC131501580 gene encoding uncharacterized protein LOC131501580, whose protein sequence is MCTHRAALPAGRLRSHSGLWHAAWPCCPVAPWPGRGAEYGPLPPSVRPAGSPPPRPRPRGLPHPRRPPQPLPRQQRAAVTWLALGGATDHVIWLARRGGEGRDSLPLLPYTPASGIRSSLDHPAGSRGAETGKRCASLPFPRRACRGPQCTRIGAAAKGAGSLGIPRFHHPPFLFPPAARAPGPDDGTQDDVVALLWVPGSGQQVQDRVSPARPECVGLSRGKEHRIPRIWSSLKARPVSCSPSSPLLSQVHSGNLQIKLSGMFNNLLYSVEKENCFRTCTGVFS